One window from the genome of Hoplias malabaricus isolate fHopMal1 chromosome X2, fHopMal1.hap1, whole genome shotgun sequence encodes:
- the LOC136676795 gene encoding barH-like 1 homeobox protein, protein MHKCLLERAAFSRFAAFGMDAPSSGCSFGIESLLSRRPSSAHSEADSERSDPASPEQEAEEPQEEHEEPLEPEEQLQSPGPQPRTVTSSFLIRDILADCKPLAACAPYSSAHTHPLSHTHSHTAPHTEEDYADKVHSNSSSDCEYRVKDEAEREISSSDGSPSSRLKKPRKARTAFTDHQLAELERSFARQKYLSVQDRMELAASLNLTDTQVKTWYQNRRTKWKRQTAVGLELLAEAGSYSALQRMFAPPLFYPQTLDVGAGLYVYRGSSAPPPPAQRLLLPALPALHSTAADSLSALHGAIARPTPQR, encoded by the exons ATGCACAAATGTTTGCTTGAGCGCGCGGCGTTCTCCCGCTTCGCTGCGTTCGGAATGGACGCGCCGTCGAGCGGCTGCAGCTTCGGGATCGAGTCGCTGCTCTCCCGCAGGCCCAGCAGCGCGCACTCGGAGGCGGACAGCGAGCGTTCAGACCCCGCGTCCCCGGAGCAGGAGGCGGAGGAACCCCAGGAGGAGCACGAGGAGCCGCTGGAGCCGGAGGAGCAGCTCCAATCCCCGGGCCCTCAGCCGCGCACCGTCACCTCCTCTTTTTTAATTAGAGACATTCTGGCCGACTGTAAACCCCTGGCCGCGTGCGCCCCGTACAgcagcgcgcacacacaccctctgtcccacacacactcacacacagcaccacacacagaggAGGACTACGCTGACAAAGTGCACAGCAACTCTTCCTCAGACTGCGAGTACAGGG TGAAGGAcgaggctgagagagagatcTCCAGCAGTGATGGAAGCCCCTCGTCCAGGCTGAAGAAGCCCCGCAAAGCACGAACGGCCTTCACAGACCATCAGCTCGCTGAGCTCGAGCGCAGCTTTGCCCGCCAGAAATATCTGAGCGTTCAAGACCGCATGGAGCTCGCAGCATCCCTTAATTTGACCGACACCCAGGTCAAAACCTGGTACCAGAACCGCAG gaCTAAGTGGAAGAGGCAGAcggcagtgggtctggagcttcTGGCAGAGGCGGGAAGTTACTCTGCTCTTCAGCGGATGTTCGCTCCGCCGCTGTTTTACCCGCAGACTCTGGACGTGGGCGCGGGGCTGTACGTTTACCGCGGCTCCTCCGCCCCTCCGCCGCCCGCTCAGCGGCTTCTTTTGCCCGCGCTGCCTGCACTGCACAGCACCGCCGCCGACTCGCTCTCCGCCCTTCACGGAGCCATAGCACGGCCCACGCCGCAAAGATGA
- the LOC136676797 gene encoding cilia- and flagella-associated protein 77-like isoform X3: MTTVYDGGVPEAISSWHAPLLSSSISHYRKAERDFVALNREGVKSGLVTAKELQQYRSTHDIRRPVASKDMRRSAPARIPPDLAFGVSTRPSTPISELMEYKYAQRWLEEQQARDRALLARRHKKVQLGKIQDTRTTLLRKSRPLEEHPSMWKLPRFQQIGPALDTFRDADARKRAMATHYSDSAARRGLLGQGTYTMD; the protein is encoded by the exons ATGACCACGGTTTATGATGGAGGAGTGCCGGAAG ctATTTCCAGTTGGCATGCTCCCCTGCTGTCCTCCAGCATCTCCCACTACAGAAAGGCAGAGCGGGACTTTGTGGCTCTGAACCGCGAGGGTGTAAAATCAGGCCTGGTGACAGCCAAGGAGCTGCAGCAGTATCGCTCAACACATGACATCAGACGCCCAGTTGCCTCCAAAGACATGCGCCGATCTGCACCAGCAAGAATACCACCCGACCTCGCCTTCGGTGTATCTACACG GCCTTCGACTCCTATCTCTGAACTGATGGAGTACAAGTACGCCCAGAGATGGCTGGAAGAACAGCAGGCCAGGGACAGAGCCCTGCTGGCACGCCGACATAAAAAA GTTCAGCTGGGGAAGATACAGGACACCCGTACCACACTCCTCCGGAAGAGTCGACCCCTGGAGGAGCACCCATCCATGTGGAAACTGCCCCGCTTCCAGCAG ATTGGGCCAGCTCTGGACACTTTTCGAGATGCTGATGCCCGGAAGAGGGCCATGGCTACACATTACTCAGACTCTGCAGCCAGGAGAGGGCTCCTGGGGCAGGGCACTTACACCATGGATTGA
- the LOC136676797 gene encoding cilia- and flagella-associated protein 77-like isoform X2 gives MPTLGKTKSRGLSCPGPDFVYGAMTTVYDGGVPEAISSWHAPLLSSSISHYRKAERDFVALNREGVKSGLVTAKELQQYRSTHDIRRPVASKDMRRSAPARIPPDLAFGVSTRPSTPISELMEYKYAQRWLEEQQARDRALLARRHKKVQLGKIQDTRTTLLRKSRPLEEHPSMWKLPRFQQIGPALDTFRDADARKRAMATHYSDSAARRGLLGQGTYTMD, from the exons ATG CCTACACTTGGCAAAACCAAATCCAGAGGGTTGTCTTGTCCAGGACCCGATTTTGTTTACGGGGCAATGACCACGGTTTATGATGGAGGAGTGCCGGAAG ctATTTCCAGTTGGCATGCTCCCCTGCTGTCCTCCAGCATCTCCCACTACAGAAAGGCAGAGCGGGACTTTGTGGCTCTGAACCGCGAGGGTGTAAAATCAGGCCTGGTGACAGCCAAGGAGCTGCAGCAGTATCGCTCAACACATGACATCAGACGCCCAGTTGCCTCCAAAGACATGCGCCGATCTGCACCAGCAAGAATACCACCCGACCTCGCCTTCGGTGTATCTACACG GCCTTCGACTCCTATCTCTGAACTGATGGAGTACAAGTACGCCCAGAGATGGCTGGAAGAACAGCAGGCCAGGGACAGAGCCCTGCTGGCACGCCGACATAAAAAA GTTCAGCTGGGGAAGATACAGGACACCCGTACCACACTCCTCCGGAAGAGTCGACCCCTGGAGGAGCACCCATCCATGTGGAAACTGCCCCGCTTCCAGCAG ATTGGGCCAGCTCTGGACACTTTTCGAGATGCTGATGCCCGGAAGAGGGCCATGGCTACACATTACTCAGACTCTGCAGCCAGGAGAGGGCTCCTGGGGCAGGGCACTTACACCATGGATTGA
- the LOC136676797 gene encoding cilia- and flagella-associated protein 77-like isoform X1 gives MEGVRVGVVRDSMLNNPLLIRPTLGKTKSRGLSCPGPDFVYGAMTTVYDGGVPEAISSWHAPLLSSSISHYRKAERDFVALNREGVKSGLVTAKELQQYRSTHDIRRPVASKDMRRSAPARIPPDLAFGVSTRPSTPISELMEYKYAQRWLEEQQARDRALLARRHKKVQLGKIQDTRTTLLRKSRPLEEHPSMWKLPRFQQIGPALDTFRDADARKRAMATHYSDSAARRGLLGQGTYTMD, from the exons ATGGAAGGTGTCCGTGTCGGAGTCGTCAGAGATTCAATGCTGAACAACCCTCTTTTAATAAGG CCTACACTTGGCAAAACCAAATCCAGAGGGTTGTCTTGTCCAGGACCCGATTTTGTTTACGGGGCAATGACCACGGTTTATGATGGAGGAGTGCCGGAAG ctATTTCCAGTTGGCATGCTCCCCTGCTGTCCTCCAGCATCTCCCACTACAGAAAGGCAGAGCGGGACTTTGTGGCTCTGAACCGCGAGGGTGTAAAATCAGGCCTGGTGACAGCCAAGGAGCTGCAGCAGTATCGCTCAACACATGACATCAGACGCCCAGTTGCCTCCAAAGACATGCGCCGATCTGCACCAGCAAGAATACCACCCGACCTCGCCTTCGGTGTATCTACACG GCCTTCGACTCCTATCTCTGAACTGATGGAGTACAAGTACGCCCAGAGATGGCTGGAAGAACAGCAGGCCAGGGACAGAGCCCTGCTGGCACGCCGACATAAAAAA GTTCAGCTGGGGAAGATACAGGACACCCGTACCACACTCCTCCGGAAGAGTCGACCCCTGGAGGAGCACCCATCCATGTGGAAACTGCCCCGCTTCCAGCAG ATTGGGCCAGCTCTGGACACTTTTCGAGATGCTGATGCCCGGAAGAGGGCCATGGCTACACATTACTCAGACTCTGCAGCCAGGAGAGGGCTCCTGGGGCAGGGCACTTACACCATGGATTGA